A genomic window from Helicobacter pylori includes:
- a CDS encoding exo-alpha-sialidase: MIPKPHDALSVHASTLISLPHGNLLSAYFSGTKEGARDVKISANLFDGKSNRWSEAFIILTKEELSKNAHEYIKKLGNPLLFLHNNKILLFVVGVSMGGWATSKIYQFESALEPIDFKFVQKLSLSPFLNLSHLVRTKPLNTTDGGFVLPIYHELATQYPLLLKFDKHHNPKELLRPNALNHQLQPSLTPFKDCAIMAFRNHSFKDYLMLETCKNPTTWEKVIATNLKNLDDSLNLLNLNGSLYLIHNPSDLSLRRKELLLSKLENINSFQTLKILDKANEVSYPSSSLNPYFIDIVYTYNRSHIKHIRFNMAYLNSLLK; this comes from the coding sequence ATTATCCCTAAACCCCATGACGCTTTAAGCGTGCATGCAAGCACGCTAATCAGCCTACCTCATGGCAATCTCTTGAGCGCTTATTTTAGCGGCACTAAAGAAGGGGCAAGAGACGTGAAAATCAGCGCTAATCTTTTTGATGGTAAGTCCAATCGTTGGAGCGAAGCTTTCATTATTTTAACCAAAGAAGAGCTTTCTAAAAACGCGCATGAATACATCAAAAAATTGGGTAACCCCTTACTTTTTTTGCATAACAATAAGATTTTGTTGTTTGTCGTGGGGGTGAGCATGGGCGGGTGGGCGACTTCTAAAATCTATCAATTTGAGAGCGCTTTAGAGCCGATTGATTTCAAATTTGTGCAAAAACTCTCTTTAAGCCCTTTTTTAAACTTGAGCCATTTAGTAAGGACTAAACCCTTAAACACCACTGATGGCGGTTTTGTGCTGCCGATCTATCACGAATTAGCCACGCAATACCCTTTGTTATTGAAATTTGACAAACACCATAACCCAAAAGAGCTTTTAAGGCCAAACGCTTTAAACCACCAGCTCCAGCCAAGCCTAACCCCCTTTAAAGACTGCGCTATCATGGCGTTTAGAAACCATTCTTTTAAAGATTATCTCATGCTAGAAACTTGCAAAAACCCCACCACTTGGGAAAAAGTCATTGCAACGAATTTGAAAAACTTAGATGATTCTTTGAATTTACTCAATCTAAACGGATCGCTATATTTAATCCATAACCCTAGCGATTTGTCCTTACGGCGTAAAGAACTCCTGCTTTCTAAATTAGAAAATATAAACTCGTTTCAAACCTTAAAAATTTTGGATAAAGCCAATGAAGTGAGTTACCCAAGCTCTAGCCTTAATCCTTATTTTATAGACATTGTCTATACCTATAACCGCTCTCATATCAAACACATCCGTTTCAATATGGCTTATTTAAATTCCCTTCTCAAGTAA